The Periplaneta americana isolate PAMFEO1 chromosome 2, P.americana_PAMFEO1_priV1, whole genome shotgun sequence genome has a window encoding:
- the LOC138713140 gene encoding mucin-22-like isoform X2, producing MDCTLDEDFLPDDQGGHCEGLKSAFTPRAHFICCRYNAVNRTSLHQKTDTTLPQQSLLTPHPTLPGFTFGQDVVENELLNDYSNMDGTNSQTDENDAISFPTAESGEAYYVQNIGDSTEVMSQLLPGQSSGTQGVTEANQPSESAITITESNIKTHSVTELPTSTETTSVQNNEKTVDSDLEAIEMTTNNIPTAARHEEDGIALVTIVSSETSDGQKYEKITDSDSTTTEMTNLTAINVPTTMKYENKSTEMRTEDQGTAYTTIVSSSTDFITNSGTVTPEVILRHAETIIKEQKHEEIAYLKNEEENFHKPTTVGGTEISLENKAATIMDLKNDDDALSTLSITESTVAEIATESLNPNLSVVSSGDMKTDVAERDDIESDDDKEANNVRKRPIQARVELGTPFAVLTDKGIVMAHPSVVKAETEIFFAGDKDRNRNIGEQTFSTDETVGGMMTEETTESGTKTTMYRTEVSVSVERRTTGGVGVVTRTVSRRDATPTNLLGERKDDVTEEHTPVSEMTSTLPSILLNSDEKFKSTTLSMNDNLDETLKLENENEPALPPITTRETVFPTELDNSLSLTATEAPKSTAQYSDIAKDNSIQNGLSETSPIYNPPTTEVPNFVTEKYPEYQSEARNEISKSNSENNGMTATVSSKGTETTTIASIDAKKIPSNSSTNNLKAVSQASEITTEVPSTTNDGFTTYSSLEDLTTPPAFITTPSYDKSTIGNGGNFNVLPNTKEKDVTKLTKEESEVDETTTTEISLSSRTKNMTVAYKPTEKYPSMNETLNSELESSNATESTVSTITDSGSTVTKISTSESDMNKDILNVTTPSYEKSTIGNKGTFNILRNTKEKSTTELRTEDSSIATTTSSGTGISFTTENVETDENSSSLNETRHPEVNPANGTARSKNTSVETSSNPTTVSPSVTVVEDTTEHEEMSEGTVSYDTTITSLAQETETTTLYDGRNAWSETTEPSSTMHTTSDTNGEGHSAVTQKIDETSDDQNETSLQKESRSESEHNTTTAPTTETAGTTIALDTSTMTEMTTISTESNVPLSTVTTTQQTTDKQPPSCGIPSSEKHSSSKCWLVQFQNPLRTNSSMCVGSYIESNSIITSASCLTRVFDIGMTRISMMDAAGSEIPHNMVRDFIVHEEYRTKGVKILLNDIGLVRMEPGSKMSSAACALCLPKSDRDLMDRPCNKISLNNIKSKSLEPEMQIGSPLVCSGGIIAGVTSYYNPDPVYTPINDYVTWIRNNLKIRDDHDDKWK from the exons ATGGACTGCACCCTGGATGAGGACTTCCTGCCCGATGATCAGGGAGGGCATTGCGAGGGTCTGAAATCCGCCTTCACACCTCGAGCACACTTCATTTGCTGTCGTTACAACGCAGTCAACAGAACTTCACTGCATCAAAAAACAGACACCACACTTCCCCAACAATCACTTTTAACACCTCACCCGACACTTCCGGGCTTTACTTTTGGGCAAGACGTCGTCGAAAACGAGCTTCTGAATGACTATTCCAACATGGACGGCACCAACTCACAAACTGACGAGAACGATGCGATCAGTTTCCCAACTGCTGAATCTGGAGAAGCTTATTACGTTCAAAACATCGGAGATTCCACTGAAGTAATGTCACAACTATTACCTGGACAGAGTTCAGGCACGCAGGGTGTTACCGAGGCAAATCAACCTTCAGAATccgctattactattactgaatCGAATATTAAAACACATTCAGTTACAGAATTACCAACATCAACAGAAACAACTTCCGTTCAAAATAATGAAAAGACAGTCGATTCTGACCTAGAAGCAATTGAAATGACTACGAATAACATTCCCACAGCAGCAAGACATGAGGAAGATGGAATTGCGTTAGTAACAATAGTCTCTTCTGAAACAAGTGACGGTCAAAAATATGAAAAGATAACTGATTCAGATTCAACAACAACTGAAATGACTAACTTGACGGCAATTAATGTCCCTACAACAATGAAATATGAGAATAAATCGACAGAAATGCGCACAGAAGATCAGGGAACTGCTTATACAACAATAGTTAGCAGCAGTACTGATTTTATAACCAATTCTGGAACTGTTACTCCAGAAGTTATTTTGAGGCACGCGGAAACTATTATTAAAGAACAAAAACATGAGGAAATAGCATATCTGAAGAACGAGGAAGAAAATTTTCATAAACCAACCACAGTAGGTGGGACTGAAATTTCACTTGAAAATAAAGCTGCAACAATAATGGATCTTAAAAACGAtgacgatgctttatcaactctATCAATTACAGAATCAACAGTCGCTGAAATTGCAACAGAATCACTCAATCCGAATTTGAGTGTTGTATCATCAGGTGACATGAAGACTGATGTTGCAGAAAGGGATGATATTGAAAGTGATGATGATAAGGAAGCAAATAACGTTAGAAAGAGGCCGATTCAGGCGAGAGTAGAACTTGGAACACCTTTCGCTGTTCTTACAGATAAGGGAATTGTCATGGCTCACCCAAGTGTGGTAAAGGCAGAGACTGAAATTTTCTTTGCTGGTGATAAAGACAGGAATAGAAATATAGGAGAGCAAACGTTTAGCACAGATGAAACAGTTGGCGGGATGATGACAGAAGAAACGACTGAATCTGGGACGAAAACAACCATGTACAGAACTGAAGTTTCTGTGAGTGTCGAAAGAAGAACTACCGGAGGTGTAGGAGTTGTGACTCGCACAGTCAGTCGTAGGGATGCAACTCCAACTAATCTACTTGGGGAGAGAAAAGATGACGTCACTGAAGAACACACACCGGTCAGCGAGATGACTAGTACGCTTCCATCAATTCTTTTGAACTCAGATGAGAAATTTAAAAGCACAACTTTAAGTATGAATGATAATTTAGATGAGACGTTgaaattagaaaatgaaaatgaacctGCGTTACCACCGATTACTACAAGAGAAACTGTTTTTCCTACAGAACTGGATAACTCGCTGTCATTAACAGCTACAGAAGCACCAAAATCAACAGCTCAATATTCTGACATAGCTAAAGATAACAGCATTCAGAATGGTTTGAGTGAAACTTCCCCTATCTACAATCCGCCAACAACAGAAGTGCCTAATTTCGTAACAGAGAAGTATCCAGAATATCAATCTGAGGCACGAAATGAAATTTCAAAGAGTAATTCTGAAAATAACGGAATGACGGCTACAGTTTCTTCAAAAGGAACTGAAACAACAACAATTGCAAGCATTGATGCTAAGAAAATTCCAAGTAATTCATCAACAAATAATTTGAAAGCTGTATCACAAGCTTCCGAAATAACTACAGAGGTTCCTTCTACAACAAATGATGGATTTACTACATACTCAAGCTTAGAAGATTTGACAACACCGCCAGCATTTATAACTACACCATCTTACGACAAATCCACCATTGGAAATGGAGGTAATTTTAACGTATTGCCCAATACAAAAGAAAAAGATGTTACGAAATTGACAaaagaagaaagtgaagttgATGAGACAACAACCACTGAAATATCATTGTCTAGCAGGACGAAGAATATGACTGTCGCATATAAGCCCACTGAAAAATATCCTTCCATGAATGAAACACTTAATTCTGAGTTAGAATCTTCAAACGCGACAGAAAGTACAGTGAGTACAATCACAGATTCCGGTAGTACAGTCACTAAAATATCTACATCTGAGTCAGACATGAACAAGGATATTTTAAACGTCACTACCCCAAGCTATGAAAAATCTACGATTGGAAATAAAGGAACTTTTAATATCTTAcgaaacacaaaagaaaaaagtaCTACAGAATTGAGAACAGAAGACAGTTCAATTGCTACAACTACTTCTAGTGGCACTGGAATATCATTTACTACTGAAAATGTTGAAACTGATGAAAATAGTTCTTCCCTAAATGAAACACGTCATCCTGAAGTAAACCCTGCAAATGGAACAGCAAGATCTAAGAACACATCCGTAGAAACAAGCAGTAACCCCACGACAGTGTCTCCATCTGTGACAGTCGTTGAAGATACCACTGAACACGAGGAAATGTCCGAAGGAACAGTCTCATACGACACAACAATTACGTCCTTAGCACAGGAAACAGAAACTACCACATTATACGACGGACGAAATGCGTGGAGCGAGACAACTGAACCTTCATCTACAATGCATACAACTTCCGATACAAACGGAGAGGGACATTCTGCTGTCACTCAGAAGATAGACGAAACATCAGACGATCAGAACGAAACGTCACTTCAAAAAGAAAGCAGAAGTGAGTCTGAACATAATACTACAACTGCGCCTACAACAGAAACTGCAGGAACTACGATTGCGCTAGATACGTCAACAATGACAGAAATGACTACAATCAGTACGGAATCAAATGTTCCTCTCTCTACAGTTACCACAACACAACAAACGACAGATAAACAACCTCCATCTTGTGGAATTCCAAGCTCGGAGAAACATTCGAGCTCCAAATGCTGGTTGGTTCAGTTTCAAAACCCTCTCCGCACAAACAGTTCCATGTGTGTTGGGAGTTACATCGAGTCTAACTCAATCATTACATCTGCAAGCTGCCTTACTAG AGTGTTTGACATCGGGATGACGCGGATCTCAATGATGGATGCTGCAGGATCAGAGATTCCTCACAACATGGTCCGCGACTTCATTGTGCACGAAGAGTACAGAACAAAGGGAGTTAAGATACTGCTGAATGACATAG GTCTCGTACGTATGGAGCCAGGTTCGAAGATGTCTTCGGCAGCCTGCGCTCTCTGTCTGCCCAAATCAGACCGTGATCTCATGGACAGACCGTGCAACAAAATCTCTCTGAACAACATCAAGTCTAAG TCACTGGAGCCCGAGATGCAGATTGGGAGTCCCCTGGTGTGTAGTGGTGGTATTATAGCAGGCGTAACGTCGTACTACAACCCAGACCCCGTGTACACGCCCATCAACGATTACGTAACGTGGATACGCAACAATCTGAAGATACGAGACGACCATGACGATAAATGGAAATAG
- the LOC138713140 gene encoding mucin-22-like isoform X1, whose translation MRCYILMLLCGLQLVRPGRSLPIVDPGLFVIMGVQSCRGGEGYCLLGMDCTLDEDFLPDDQGGHCEGLKSAFTPRAHFICCRYNAVNRTSLHQKTDTTLPQQSLLTPHPTLPGFTFGQDVVENELLNDYSNMDGTNSQTDENDAISFPTAESGEAYYVQNIGDSTEVMSQLLPGQSSGTQGVTEANQPSESAITITESNIKTHSVTELPTSTETTSVQNNEKTVDSDLEAIEMTTNNIPTAARHEEDGIALVTIVSSETSDGQKYEKITDSDSTTTEMTNLTAINVPTTMKYENKSTEMRTEDQGTAYTTIVSSSTDFITNSGTVTPEVILRHAETIIKEQKHEEIAYLKNEEENFHKPTTVGGTEISLENKAATIMDLKNDDDALSTLSITESTVAEIATESLNPNLSVVSSGDMKTDVAERDDIESDDDKEANNVRKRPIQARVELGTPFAVLTDKGIVMAHPSVVKAETEIFFAGDKDRNRNIGEQTFSTDETVGGMMTEETTESGTKTTMYRTEVSVSVERRTTGGVGVVTRTVSRRDATPTNLLGERKDDVTEEHTPVSEMTSTLPSILLNSDEKFKSTTLSMNDNLDETLKLENENEPALPPITTRETVFPTELDNSLSLTATEAPKSTAQYSDIAKDNSIQNGLSETSPIYNPPTTEVPNFVTEKYPEYQSEARNEISKSNSENNGMTATVSSKGTETTTIASIDAKKIPSNSSTNNLKAVSQASEITTEVPSTTNDGFTTYSSLEDLTTPPAFITTPSYDKSTIGNGGNFNVLPNTKEKDVTKLTKEESEVDETTTTEISLSSRTKNMTVAYKPTEKYPSMNETLNSELESSNATESTVSTITDSGSTVTKISTSESDMNKDILNVTTPSYEKSTIGNKGTFNILRNTKEKSTTELRTEDSSIATTTSSGTGISFTTENVETDENSSSLNETRHPEVNPANGTARSKNTSVETSSNPTTVSPSVTVVEDTTEHEEMSEGTVSYDTTITSLAQETETTTLYDGRNAWSETTEPSSTMHTTSDTNGEGHSAVTQKIDETSDDQNETSLQKESRSESEHNTTTAPTTETAGTTIALDTSTMTEMTTISTESNVPLSTVTTTQQTTDKQPPSCGIPSSEKHSSSKCWLVQFQNPLRTNSSMCVGSYIESNSIITSASCLTRVFDIGMTRISMMDAAGSEIPHNMVRDFIVHEEYRTKGVKILLNDIGLVRMEPGSKMSSAACALCLPKSDRDLMDRPCNKISLNNIKSKSLEPEMQIGSPLVCSGGIIAGVTSYYNPDPVYTPINDYVTWIRNNLKIRDDHDDKWK comes from the exons GTCTGTTTGTGATCATGGGGGTACAGTCTTGCCGCGGAGGAGAAGGTTATTGTCTGCTGGGGATGGACTGCACCCTGGATGAGGACTTCCTGCCCGATGATCAGGGAGGGCATTGCGAGGGTCTGAAATCCGCCTTCACACCTCGAGCACACTTCATTTGCTGTCGTTACAACGCAGTCAACAGAACTTCACTGCATCAAAAAACAGACACCACACTTCCCCAACAATCACTTTTAACACCTCACCCGACACTTCCGGGCTTTACTTTTGGGCAAGACGTCGTCGAAAACGAGCTTCTGAATGACTATTCCAACATGGACGGCACCAACTCACAAACTGACGAGAACGATGCGATCAGTTTCCCAACTGCTGAATCTGGAGAAGCTTATTACGTTCAAAACATCGGAGATTCCACTGAAGTAATGTCACAACTATTACCTGGACAGAGTTCAGGCACGCAGGGTGTTACCGAGGCAAATCAACCTTCAGAATccgctattactattactgaatCGAATATTAAAACACATTCAGTTACAGAATTACCAACATCAACAGAAACAACTTCCGTTCAAAATAATGAAAAGACAGTCGATTCTGACCTAGAAGCAATTGAAATGACTACGAATAACATTCCCACAGCAGCAAGACATGAGGAAGATGGAATTGCGTTAGTAACAATAGTCTCTTCTGAAACAAGTGACGGTCAAAAATATGAAAAGATAACTGATTCAGATTCAACAACAACTGAAATGACTAACTTGACGGCAATTAATGTCCCTACAACAATGAAATATGAGAATAAATCGACAGAAATGCGCACAGAAGATCAGGGAACTGCTTATACAACAATAGTTAGCAGCAGTACTGATTTTATAACCAATTCTGGAACTGTTACTCCAGAAGTTATTTTGAGGCACGCGGAAACTATTATTAAAGAACAAAAACATGAGGAAATAGCATATCTGAAGAACGAGGAAGAAAATTTTCATAAACCAACCACAGTAGGTGGGACTGAAATTTCACTTGAAAATAAAGCTGCAACAATAATGGATCTTAAAAACGAtgacgatgctttatcaactctATCAATTACAGAATCAACAGTCGCTGAAATTGCAACAGAATCACTCAATCCGAATTTGAGTGTTGTATCATCAGGTGACATGAAGACTGATGTTGCAGAAAGGGATGATATTGAAAGTGATGATGATAAGGAAGCAAATAACGTTAGAAAGAGGCCGATTCAGGCGAGAGTAGAACTTGGAACACCTTTCGCTGTTCTTACAGATAAGGGAATTGTCATGGCTCACCCAAGTGTGGTAAAGGCAGAGACTGAAATTTTCTTTGCTGGTGATAAAGACAGGAATAGAAATATAGGAGAGCAAACGTTTAGCACAGATGAAACAGTTGGCGGGATGATGACAGAAGAAACGACTGAATCTGGGACGAAAACAACCATGTACAGAACTGAAGTTTCTGTGAGTGTCGAAAGAAGAACTACCGGAGGTGTAGGAGTTGTGACTCGCACAGTCAGTCGTAGGGATGCAACTCCAACTAATCTACTTGGGGAGAGAAAAGATGACGTCACTGAAGAACACACACCGGTCAGCGAGATGACTAGTACGCTTCCATCAATTCTTTTGAACTCAGATGAGAAATTTAAAAGCACAACTTTAAGTATGAATGATAATTTAGATGAGACGTTgaaattagaaaatgaaaatgaacctGCGTTACCACCGATTACTACAAGAGAAACTGTTTTTCCTACAGAACTGGATAACTCGCTGTCATTAACAGCTACAGAAGCACCAAAATCAACAGCTCAATATTCTGACATAGCTAAAGATAACAGCATTCAGAATGGTTTGAGTGAAACTTCCCCTATCTACAATCCGCCAACAACAGAAGTGCCTAATTTCGTAACAGAGAAGTATCCAGAATATCAATCTGAGGCACGAAATGAAATTTCAAAGAGTAATTCTGAAAATAACGGAATGACGGCTACAGTTTCTTCAAAAGGAACTGAAACAACAACAATTGCAAGCATTGATGCTAAGAAAATTCCAAGTAATTCATCAACAAATAATTTGAAAGCTGTATCACAAGCTTCCGAAATAACTACAGAGGTTCCTTCTACAACAAATGATGGATTTACTACATACTCAAGCTTAGAAGATTTGACAACACCGCCAGCATTTATAACTACACCATCTTACGACAAATCCACCATTGGAAATGGAGGTAATTTTAACGTATTGCCCAATACAAAAGAAAAAGATGTTACGAAATTGACAaaagaagaaagtgaagttgATGAGACAACAACCACTGAAATATCATTGTCTAGCAGGACGAAGAATATGACTGTCGCATATAAGCCCACTGAAAAATATCCTTCCATGAATGAAACACTTAATTCTGAGTTAGAATCTTCAAACGCGACAGAAAGTACAGTGAGTACAATCACAGATTCCGGTAGTACAGTCACTAAAATATCTACATCTGAGTCAGACATGAACAAGGATATTTTAAACGTCACTACCCCAAGCTATGAAAAATCTACGATTGGAAATAAAGGAACTTTTAATATCTTAcgaaacacaaaagaaaaaagtaCTACAGAATTGAGAACAGAAGACAGTTCAATTGCTACAACTACTTCTAGTGGCACTGGAATATCATTTACTACTGAAAATGTTGAAACTGATGAAAATAGTTCTTCCCTAAATGAAACACGTCATCCTGAAGTAAACCCTGCAAATGGAACAGCAAGATCTAAGAACACATCCGTAGAAACAAGCAGTAACCCCACGACAGTGTCTCCATCTGTGACAGTCGTTGAAGATACCACTGAACACGAGGAAATGTCCGAAGGAACAGTCTCATACGACACAACAATTACGTCCTTAGCACAGGAAACAGAAACTACCACATTATACGACGGACGAAATGCGTGGAGCGAGACAACTGAACCTTCATCTACAATGCATACAACTTCCGATACAAACGGAGAGGGACATTCTGCTGTCACTCAGAAGATAGACGAAACATCAGACGATCAGAACGAAACGTCACTTCAAAAAGAAAGCAGAAGTGAGTCTGAACATAATACTACAACTGCGCCTACAACAGAAACTGCAGGAACTACGATTGCGCTAGATACGTCAACAATGACAGAAATGACTACAATCAGTACGGAATCAAATGTTCCTCTCTCTACAGTTACCACAACACAACAAACGACAGATAAACAACCTCCATCTTGTGGAATTCCAAGCTCGGAGAAACATTCGAGCTCCAAATGCTGGTTGGTTCAGTTTCAAAACCCTCTCCGCACAAACAGTTCCATGTGTGTTGGGAGTTACATCGAGTCTAACTCAATCATTACATCTGCAAGCTGCCTTACTAG AGTGTTTGACATCGGGATGACGCGGATCTCAATGATGGATGCTGCAGGATCAGAGATTCCTCACAACATGGTCCGCGACTTCATTGTGCACGAAGAGTACAGAACAAAGGGAGTTAAGATACTGCTGAATGACATAG GTCTCGTACGTATGGAGCCAGGTTCGAAGATGTCTTCGGCAGCCTGCGCTCTCTGTCTGCCCAAATCAGACCGTGATCTCATGGACAGACCGTGCAACAAAATCTCTCTGAACAACATCAAGTCTAAG TCACTGGAGCCCGAGATGCAGATTGGGAGTCCCCTGGTGTGTAGTGGTGGTATTATAGCAGGCGTAACGTCGTACTACAACCCAGACCCCGTGTACACGCCCATCAACGATTACGTAACGTGGATACGCAACAATCTGAAGATACGAGACGACCATGACGATAAATGGAAATAG